The nucleotide sequence GCGTTTAATTCATTCGGAACCACATCCTTTGTCCATCTCTtcataacatatttgtttggtatttctttaacaccaaacatcttgaaaagaaaatagatatatttacatagcagcccatactgttcaaacgcaaacagctacattgtgcagttacatcattttcaagattcttgaaaCACACCTacgaaaacacaaaaaaaaaaaaaaaattaaaattgcatGTGTACATGAACAATTTCGCATGTCTACAAAATCATTTTATTGAATTAATTCAAAATCGCATGCGTTCATCAAAATCGCATATTGTAAACTCTTGTTTTGTATGAAATTCGCATGTGGGTTTTCAAAATCGcatgttttaaatatatatgcTATATTACCTCTAATAACCCATCTCTGTGAGCTTTAAAGTCTTTCAACGATATCCTTATCTGTGGACCCTCGATTTTGGTGTCCATCGGTAAACATTCGGTAATAGTTCCATATATCTCTGTTTGCTGATCAAAGAATATAGACCTGGTGTATATCTTAGGAGCATCTTTTTCCAAAGTAGTTTTGGTCCAATCATCAggctcagtatatcttgaaatatgatcattcTTTCTGTGATTGAACCTTTGGACATCCATTGCACCGTCAAAATGATTCATATACTCTATAAGAGTGAGTTGTGAATTCGCCACACTGGCAAAAAAATGATTCTCGCTCTCTGATCCCGAAGTTGTTCGCATAAGTCCAGACATGGGCTCATGCCGGTAAAAAGCCAgaatccacatggatctcatcacaaacatatcatcaatccatttaTTTTGTGTGAGACCGTACTCAATCATTACCAACTTCCACTGTCTCTCAAATTCTTCTGGCTCAATGGAATCAATCCATACAATATCGTACATCTTCCTTTTAAAGTCATCATTATTGCACAACTCGTGTCCAGCCTATACCGATAAATGGTTTTCATATCAGCCTATAACgaatctatatattaaaaaaacactaatgaaAGACAATATAGCATGCTataccttatctgccacttttttcattatgtgccacatgcacaatcTCTGTCTGCTGGTAGTAAAAACATCCTCGATAGCTTGTTTCATCGCAGGTTCTTGGTCTGTCACTACAACCTTTGGCTGCCGTCCAAATGACTTTACGAATGAATTTAGAAGCCATTTATAAGAGTCAATGCTCTCCGATGCCAACAACCCAGCTCCAAGGGCTATATTTCGACAGTGGTTGTCAATCCCAGTGaacggaacaaacaccatcttgtacctgaaattcaataaaattgaaaatttagTAACGTGCGAAGTACACATTGTAACATGCGAAAATAGACATAATATAACATGCGAAATAGACAATAAAACATGCGATATATTCAACACCTAATCTTCAATGAATATTAACATGCGATATTGCAAGTTTACAAAATAATATAACATGCgaaaaatattaaaaaccatttatgtaaaacttacttctTTGTCTTGAAAGTTGCATCGAACGATATCACATCCCCGAACTCCATAAAGTTACGCTTGCATAACCCATCGGCCCAGAACAAACCAGTTAACCGTTTCTCCTCATCGACAGAATATTCAAACGAAAAATCAACTAAATACTGTTTTTTGTCGGTCAACCTATTGATAACCTTGTCAGCGTCATATTCTCCTATATAGCTGTTAATTCGATTCTTAAagtttttgcaatcatcaaccatGGCGCCAACATTCTCAAAACCACtgatgtgtataaaatgcaacatataaattacatcaaatgaggcataaaactaaccctttttaagtactaatgttggaaaaagagtgtttttgtcttccttttgtattttcaggattaaatgagctcaaattcacaaaagaagcaaaaagacagctaaatctaacataaatacaagaaaaggaacataagtggattgcccgacccctcaacagcaacctcccaagcaaaatagagaaggcagaagactgaacacgccccgtgctcagccagcacggggccgtgcccaagaagcagcagaaaagacaaaccagtagaagcttctattgcccaccacggggccgtgcctagtgaacacgggggcgtggcgaaagtacagcaggcgcattaattgtaattgcgaattacaattaatgaagagagagagtgtcagacaggcacggggccgtgtccagcggacacggggccgtgcccagccttctgttcagcctataaataggagtgtttggcttcattgcaactcatcccttggcacaccacctctctcacacttcatccaccacccaccaccatcacaacaccatcatccaccaccatcatccattgtccatcatagagtgtgtgagtcgtctcgggatccaagattgatcgtaagagttcttgacaatcaaggccatgtttgcctaagtctcttacatcacttggtgaagacaagtgtttagtataatactttttatttttaatcttttgcactttttatttggttttgtattaatgactttaataactagttacttatgttgaaggtgatctttccttatcgtttgtccgtggtgtcttggcgttattttactgtctatataaaataaaagattttcaccattcatatctccacggtctatatggagatatgttggctacctggtcgggggttaagggaacggtttggtaagggtcttgtccttgttcagcgtttagaggtcctgcaagggacctgggtcaaatttagtaggatctccttcaatgcccataggtattggatggcggggatccaaactctttgaccccctcataagttaactactattaatactataacccggctatttaggactgtatccctgctgactcagactacttagtcgagggtaacgtcaccgccaaaagcggggcctaccataatttgcattaataacttaattcattatctttcaataatccgaccctttaggattgtatccttgctgactcaaactactgggttgagggtaacgtcgccttcaaaagaggggcctactacaataactaagataatctcttaaacaagtgaaaagtgcgaaaataatcaaaggttatactaatacacgagtcggatccaagtgattcatcttgtctatctgttttgttttattttattttatttttcagcatttagttagtttttattttcttagtttaaaaaatcttttctaactttttgatttggttagacgttgaggataaaccggtactaaaagctcttgtgtccttggacgacctcggtatcttaccaacactatactacgtccacgatgggtgcacttgcccatatgtgtgtttagtgttagtaaatatcgtgttttataaatttaaaacttggctaaaagtgtaaaaagggcttaaatatatatctaaaatataacacacttcacgcacatcaagtttttggcgccgttgccggggacacaaggattttaagaaagcttaaaatcgacggtctaatcagtttttcaaaaccttttcaaaacgcgcgcacatttttctgcattttagtttagtttgcatttacagtagcctgaacacggggccgtgctcactgaacacgccctcgTGCTGCATATTTcctagttagatacccagatacagagtctgaatacagggccgtgctcactgaacacgcccccgtgtccaacgagaccagtaactttaattaaaacgcccagatacagaccctgaacacggggccgtgttcacccaacacgtgGCCGTGTctagcttctgtttccgtctttgtttttgttttctgatctcgagactcagttgtagtctgttgagtgattcttatggatcaatactcaggaggttacaactacacctatgaggaggatgattatatgagagactattgcactagttgtggaaacccgcactcggtacaatattgtaacttgtttcaaccatccacttcatacaaccattatgaggagcccaggtacgagccatcgacttcatacacatcctatgaagacccaaggtatgaaccttctccctcatactcatattttgatgaaccaaggtatgagccttcgtactcatactttgaggagtcaagatatgaaccaccaccttcatacacttattatgagaaaccatggcgtgaacaacccacctcatatgagtactatgaagaacaaaattacgacccttatccatcatatgcttacaatgaagaacaatggtgtgaaccatctacttcatatgggtattatgaggaaccaaggatcgaacaaccggattcaagctttgaggatcccaatcctttttctatcaccgaagtgaccaataggatattagaacacattaaaactatcgaacgttgcataaaagaatctcgcgcaagggaagaggagtcccgcgcaagagaagaattaaattgtaataataacgtaaagatagttgaaaatgtaaaaatggaagaacaaataagtgaaaaaccgacacatgagttaaacaacgaaagaggtgaggtcgataacgttaaattacaagaagtgtctaattttgaagaaattaatctcttgtcaccttcttttgaaaatcgttgtttagtaaccactcatgctaagtttttaaaagagctaaataCTAATACTAagattgaagaaatggtaagtgttaagttaactaatgatcaaacctcgctaataaaagaagatccttttgaaattaacatcacaccggttccatgtttctttcaaaattcctgtattagtaatatcaccattgataaagatctttgtgttaacataatgcctaactatatttttgaaaaattaagtattagtgatttttctccacttcaaatacccacttttctatccgatcgaaaggtaataaaatcaatcggtgtggttgaggatgtcttggttcaaacaaatcaaatggttattccaaccgactttgtcatccttgatgacgctcctctagtcttaggACAGCCTTTTGTGAAAACTCATGaaactttgaaaaaccggaaatttaacaacCTACCTCTTCAAtcaggggcattcaaaaggagcatagatcttgagcgttcaatgaaatatccttttggcaataatgaccccctaattgaagatgaagatgagccacccgatacaactgaagaagatgaccactttgttgaagaagaggtcgccatagaacaaacttttaaggttcttgatctaaatgagccacaaaataaggtgtcttctaaagacccacccattgagctcaaagaacttcctaaaggtttggaatatgcttttctagacaaagatggtaatttacctgtaattatttcatctaaattaagtagcgtggaaaaagagaaattagttaatcttcttaaaaaacacaaaaatgcgattgcttggaagcttgtagatattaaaggaataagtccttccatgtgcacgcacaaaattctaatgaatgatgactacaaaacactaattcaaccacaacgaagagtaaatcccaatgtacaagaggtggttaaaaatgaagtcatcaagctacttgacgccggactaatctatcctatctccgatagtccatgggtaagtcccgtccaattagtcccaaagaaaggaggtatgacggtaataattaatgaaaaaatgaattaataccgacaagaaccgtcacaggatggagagtttgtatagactatagacgattaaatgaagcaaccaggaaagaccactttcctttgcccttcattgatcaaatgttagaacgactatccggtcataaattttactgtttcttggatagTTTTttaggttactttcaaatcccaatagcacctgaagaccaagaaaagacaactttcacatgcccctacgggactttcgcctatcgacgcatgccattcggtctatgtaatgcacctgcaacattccaacgttgtatggtggccattttccatgacatgatagaaaagacaatggaagtcttcatggacgacttttctatctttggagactcatatgaccaatgcctcgataaccttgaacgaatgctatcccgatgtgaggaaactaacctcgcccttaactgggaaaaatgccatttcatggtaacagagggaatagtactcggtcataaaatctcaagcgaaggtatggaagttgatcgagcaaaaatagaaactatttctcgattgccTCCActatcctccgttagagcaatcagaagtttcttagggcatgccggattttatagaaggtttatcaaggacttttcaaaaatctcaagacctctaacaaaattacttgaaaaagatgcacctttcatctttgacaaggaatgcaatcaagcatttctaaccctcaaggaaatgctagtcaatgcacctatcatgatagcgcctgattggaaatttcctttcgaaatcatgtgtgatgcaagtgactttgctgttggagcagtcttgggacaatgAAAAGagaagcatttccacccaatctattatgctagtaaaacacttaacgatgcacaagaaaattacacaactacagaaaaagagttactagctgtggtatttgcttttgataaattccgttcttaccttgtccTTTCGAAAACTGTAGTCtttacagatcatgcagctattcgatacctcttcaagaaacaggacgcgaaaccccgtttgatcagatggattctactcctccaagagttcgacattgaaatcaaagacaaaagaggagcagaaaacactgctgcggatcatctttcacgcctagaagacccagctttggaggcaaccagggacgagcagatcaacgaaaaatttcccacagaatccttggaaatgatggaaagcagacaagaaccgtggtatgccgactatgctaattatttagctagcggtatagtcaccaaaggatggccacatcatcaaagaaagaaattctttgctgatgtaaaacattacttttgggaagacccttatcttttcaaaatgtgtgccgaccaactcatccgaaggtgtgtccatggtaatgaagcacgaagaattctccgtcattgtcatgaaggtccatacggagggcatcatggtgccgctagtaccgcacgaaaggtatttgattcaggattttattggccaaccatttacaaagatgcacaagatcttgtaaagacatgtgatgcttgccaaagatcaggtaatatttcttccaaaaacgaaatgcctcaaaatggcatctcgtttgtgaaatttttgatgtgtggggactcgattttatgggacctttcccaccgtcaaaaggaaacaaatatatacttgtggcagtcgattaatTGTCTAAATGGGCataggccgaagctcttccaacaaacgacgGAAGAGTAGTGgcaaaatttctgaaaaaactattctctcgttttggaacaccaaaagctttgataagtgataggggtacccatttttgcaatcatcaactcgaaaaaatcttaacaaggtatggggtctatcaccgggtctcaacaacatatcaccctcaaacaaatgggcaagccgaagtgactaaccaaggtttaaaatgaatacttgaaaaaaccgtaggattaaataaaaaggaatgggctgataaattagatgatgctttgtgggcttttcgaactgcttataaaaccactataggcacaaccccatataagcttgtctatggaaaaagtatcatttgccagtagaaatagctcacagggcctactgggcaataaaaagcgtaaacttagacttagaaactgtaggtaaaaatcgattctgtcaaatgaatgaattagacaaattaaggaattatgcatactctaactccaaaatttataaggaaaaaatgaaaaatttacacgataaatatattaagcctaatgaatttcgagaAGGAGACcgagttctgttgtttaattcatgacttagattatttcctggtaaactaaaatctaggtggtcaggacctttttccgccacccatgtttttcctcacggtgcagtagaaattaaagctcgaaatggtagtccatttaaagtcaatggccaacggctaaaactctaccgaggatccattgaggatgaagaggaggagatctcgcttcaaacggttaacgaataaaaaGCACCCACATCATACCCAATATGTTACAAGCAAGAgagtatacatcgaaaccggtaagtcttctaaccatgttttcggaaaattgggcactcacacgagcacataatatatatatataataattttttgcTCGgtacgaggccgtgtccgctggacacggggccgtgtcgacgcaACTGACGGGATAAAACCCccatttcataacagttacctcattccacacgccccgttttgccgaaaacgctctggtccaaggcgattttccgcagatttccgacgttacttccacgtttaacaacatcaaggtatgattctatcatcattagtagttagattagttaattgcatgtagttaaacatcaaaaatttgggaaaGATCTAGGGTTCTttaagttcatccggatcaaacttcaaatttttgatgtaatctgttagtattagtttagattagtataatgggaagtaaatacacttgtattgttgatagatttgcccgatttctcacaaaaacctcaaacccttgtttttgaaccgaaaaagataaaattgaaggggtaaacgggttattttgggaaaaacggcacttggggtttcattttcgggggaaaccgctcctacttggccaaaaattttcagattttcaggaccgggacgaaaaatgaagtttttgggttacagatgcctaaacacggggtcgtgcccactgaacacggggccgtgtccagcccactggttgcagtttctttcaaaatcttactgtttcgtgctaacttctggcgtattctttcagatggcaaagttcacaaggttcaatgcaagtgaGATCGAcgctagggcaagatacgagctacttcaaacaaggcccgaggagtaccccagacgagcatgcacggacctgttaaccttggtaaaccagtttgaccgattcaacaacatcgttacgggaccactaAGGGTTGCATTAACCACTCGGCTtaggtcggtgcatcaatgcaccttggagttctatagcacttttaccttcacttcaaggtgtgacccatttgacaatgaaggggttgcatttcgttGTGGCGGGAcgaggtactcgatctctatggcacagtttggagctatagtgggactgtacggggaagaggaatcgggaaatgaggaaaataccgggggattaagagatttggatgaaaatgaacgtcaagctgcatgggcccaaatcggtgaaggaatctacaaccctagcagcaccaagagtattCAGCTGAGGGACCCactctatcgctacattcacaggctcctcacctactctcttagccAACGTCACGatagtagtggcgttgtagggttgaaagatttggttgtccttcactgtatccacaaccggaagcctcttgatgttccatatctcctgttatgaaacatgcatctcaaccgccttgctcgtgctccaacaccgatcttctttggaggatgggtgtaccgcctcttcaagcacttcacacACATCCCTAGGTCCTTCGAgagaagcccatggtcgggacgagttgactatcacatttgccgagccatgaacttactttatgaggcagaagacgggtcagtgagcttccaaaggacgcaaggctatgcatggaacccgcaggaggccctagttcttcacgcaccacctccccactaccagtatcaaccccatggtgatccgggtcaatcctcctcacaaggaggcggttttcctaactttcaaagcttacatgatcttttgcaggaaaacctcatgtgtaccaggaacacctacaaccttgccaacaatacataccaccgggtcggcgctatcgaacgaaacatcaacgatatacaagacgatatcggtagcatccgggagtacatggcgggtcagggggatggaggtgatggCAGTgacgaggacatggactaggAGGTTGAcggagcaggagcgggttgatggcaaGCCCACAGGTTAAAGTCCCTTTATCCATCGAACAGTTTGTGGCCTGCGagccaagtgttgaacaatttactttccttgactacttttattttccgctttatttttcttttactttatgcttggaacaattaactatggtaatgtaggatgtttgtgttgcttggtgtggtattaagtgatgaaacaggtataaaccgaggcttagagtgctaagccttagcactcataaggccaggatggaaaaaccggaggaaggaacctatttttcaggcttacagactgtccacacggggacgtgtccagccgacacgcccccgtgctcatctcccagacctgctgtttggttactttcctgcatttttgccagacacggggccgtgtctagccaccacgccctcgtgtccagcttctgtaagttttcattactgacagttcaccacggggttgtgtccaatggacacggggccgtgtccagactgccagtaacattaatttttgcttttaaacaccatgttacacattcaatcaaccttaaaatttatttttgggacacattgaggacaatgtgtaatttaagtgtgggggggatgctaaaaccttgaaattttgcaaatcctaataacaagccttacacaaaactctattggaaccgctaatcaccccaaaattttttttacttgtctaaagtttaagttgggaattctaagattaataaggttatatttttgtaagtttacaaccgatagcgtcgtgataaaaagaactaacataagaaaattatgaaacggcataacaagcttagttaaaattcgattatatatacttgatcacatagaaaaacccattcccacaaaaagtgagttttgagcctttaattgagcatacaaatacacatctttagactaaatgctcatttttcgtttcttgtgtgaatagccgcttggttcttaggactctagaacttgccacgacgattcattcccggtccttaccaacttaaacccaagtaagtaaatgatggaggcattaggactaaccctttttctttcaaaaccattattttcatttttcttttcacccacctaaaaactccccctagttaacccctttgagcctaaacctttcatttctttatcTTAAAaccccttttacccaccaaaaccctttttatttttaccttttattttagtaacaagctcggttttcatatgacaaaaaaaaatgatgatgaagtaagaaataaacaaacaaagctcttaaaaaaagcttgtttgaagaaatacttcattaatatatatatatatatatatatatatatatataaagtcactaaaacaaaatgttttacgaaaaccgacgctttttacgcttttcgcccttttctactaaccactaacccaactacccacctttagcccaagcctttacccaaaaaagacctcttgatattttacaaaggtaacaagttaaaaaggaggaggattgattgcttggcaagcctatggtagggataagttccacgctgctctcgagtgattcactaaaaatacaccttcggccgagtgtgagtgatttctctcgtgaggtatgtgaacttgtatataaatggaattttaaaaaggcatgctatgcccaaataaataatttatcctatgaaacgttctaaataaatcataacgaataggattgtaaataaataaaaataaaacaaaaaaaaagatcttggattcccgacactctatgacaaggcAAAACCTTCtctttgggagtgtaagccacgtattaaagagttttgcttgaggacaagcaaaaattcaagtgtgggggtatttgatgtgtataaaatgcaacatataaattacatcaaatgaggcataaaactaaccctttttaagtactaatgttggaaaaagagtgtttttgtcttccttttgtattttcaggattaaatgagctcaaattcacaaaagaagcaaaaggcagctaaatctaacataaatacaagaaaaggaacataagtggattgcccgacccctcaacagaaacctcccaagcaaaatagagaaggcagaagactgaacacgccccatgctcaaccagcacggggccgtgcccaagaagcagcagaaaagacaaaccagtagaagcttctattgcccaccacggggccgtgcccagtgaacacgggggcgtggcgaaagtacaacaggcgcattaattgtaattacgaattacaattaatgaagagagagagagagtgtcagacaggcacggggccgtgtccagcggacacgggggcgtgcccaaccttctgttcagcctataaataggagtgtttggcttcattgcaactcatcccttggcacaccacctctctcacacttcatccaccacccaccaccatcacaacaccatcatccaccaccatcatccattgtccatcatagagtgtgtgagtcgtctcgggatccaagattgatcgtaagagttcttgacaatcaaggccatgtttgcctaagtctcttacatcacttggtgaagacaagtgtttagtataatactttttatttttaatcttttgcactttttatttggttttgtattaatgactttaataactagttacttatgttgaaggtgatctttccttatcgtttgtccgtggtgtcttggcgttattttactgtctatataaaataaaagattttcaccattcatatctccacggtctatatggaggtatgttggctacctggtcgggggttaagagaacggtttggtaagggtcttgcccttgttcagcgtttagaggtcctgcaagggacctgggtcaaatttagtaggatctccttcaatgcccataggtattggatggcggggatccaaactctttgaccccctcataagttaactactattaatactataacccggctatttaggactgtatccctgctgacttagactacttagtcgagggtaacgtcaccgccaaaagcggggcctaccataatttgcattaataacttaattcattatctttcaataatccgaccctttaggattgtatccatgctgagtcaaactactgggttgagggtaacgtcgccttcaaaagaggggcctacta is from Helianthus annuus cultivar XRQ/B chromosome 9, HanXRQr2.0-SUNRISE, whole genome shotgun sequence and encodes:
- the LOC110876237 gene encoding protein FAR1-RELATED SEQUENCE 5-like, which translates into the protein MDPQSNTGRSTDVEFEDARSIGDQVQLSAYQRVTIDDVLNPEPAIPNPNSNTSGVNECLNDERLYIPEGESSATPVVGIGFENVGAMVDDCKNFKNRINSYIGEYDADKVINRLTDKKQYLVDFSFEYSVDEEKRLTGLFWADGLCKRNFMEFGDVISFDATFKTKKYKMVFVPFTGIDNHCRNIALGAGLLASESIDSYKWLLNSFVKSFGRQPKVVVTDQEPAMKQAIEDVFTTSRQRLCMWHIMKKVADKAGHELCNNDDFKRKMYDIVWIDSIEPEEFERQWKLVMIEYGLTQNKWIDDMFVMRSMWILAFYRHEPMSGLMRTTSGSESENHFFASVANSQLTLIEYMNHFDGAMDVQRFNHRKNDHISRYTEPDDWTKTTLEKDAPKIYTRSIFFDQQTEIYGTITECLPMDTKIEGPQIRISLKDFKAHRDGLLEVCFKNLENDRWTKDVVPNELNATFDVKVDAKDEQYKEKQRLRYHPTAENIAYVM